In Euphorbia lathyris chromosome 9, ddEupLath1.1, whole genome shotgun sequence, the following are encoded in one genomic region:
- the LOC136205677 gene encoding uncharacterized protein, producing MDPQAFIRLSIGSLGLRIPGTSLNSAKSGIHTFTSPCSCEIRLRGFPVQTTSVPLVSSPEGAPDVHSIASSFYLEESDLKTLLAPGCFYTQHACLEIIVFNGRKGSHCGVGVKRQQIGTFKLEVGPEWGEGKPVILFNGWIGIGKSKQESRKPGAELHLRVTLDPDPRYVFQFEDVTTSSPQIVQLQRSIKQPIFSCKFSRERVPQVDPLSTYWSTSGDSLDLDTERRERKGWKVKIHDLSGSAVAAAFITTPFVPSTGCDWVAKSNPGAWLIVRPDICGSESWQPWGKLEAWRERGMRDSICCRFHLLSESQEGGKVLMSEIFMSAEKGGEFFIDTDRQMRVATPIPSPQSSGDFSGLGPAGGFVMSCRVQGEGKQSKPLVQLGIRHVTCIEDAAIFMALAAAVDLSIVACRPFRRRLRIGTRHSL from the exons ATGGATCCTCAGGCTTTTATCAGGCTGTCAATTGGCTCCCTTGGGCTGAGGATTCCTGGAACATCTCTAAATTCTGCAAAATCAGGAATTCATACATTCACCTCCCCATGCTCGTGTGAGATACGGCTACGAGGTTTCCCTGTGCAAACAACTTCAGTCCCTTTAGTATCCTCACCTGAAGGGGCACCTGATGTTCACAGCATTGCCTCAAGCTTTTATCTTGAAGAGTCTGATCTCAAAACTTTACTGGCACCTGGTTGTTTCTACACGCAGCATGCCTGTCTTGAGATTATAGTATTCAATGGGAGGAAGGGATCCCATTGTGGTGTTGGCGTCAAAAGGCAGCAGATTGGAACGTTTAAGCTGGAGGTAGGTCCTGAATGGGGCGAAGGGAAGCCAGTTATTCTTTTCAATGGATGGATTGGTATCGGCAAAAGCAAGCAAGAGAGCAGAAAACCAGGAGCTGAGCTCCACTTGAGAGTGACACTTGATCCGGACCCAAGGTATGTTTTTCAGTTCGAAGATGTGACCACATCAAGTCCTCAGATAGTTCAGCTTCAACGTTCCATCAAACAGCCCATATTCAGTTGCAAGTTTAGTCGAGAGAG GGTGCCTCAGGTGGATCCATTGAGCACCTACTGGTCAACTTCTGGTGACAGTCTTGACTTGGATACAGAACGAAGAGAACGCAAGGGATGGAAAGTGAAGATACATGATCTCTCTGGCTCAGCAGTTGCAGCTGCCTTCATAACAACTCCATTTGTGCCATCAACAGGTTGTGATTGGGTTGCCAAGTCCAATCCAGGAGCTTGGTTGATTGTTCGTCCTGATATCTGCGGGTCTGAGAGCTGGCAGCCATGGGGAAAGCTCGAAGCGTGGCGAGAGCGTGGCATGAGAGATTCCATTTGCTGCCGATTCCATCTTTTGTCAGAAAGCCAGGAGGGGGGCAAGGTTCTCATGTCAGAGATCTTCATGAGTGCCGAAAAGGGAGGGGAATTTTTCATAGATACTGACAGGCAAATGCGAGTGGCAACCCCGATACCAAGTCCACAAAGTAGTGGAGACTTTTCAGGGTTGGGTCCTGCAGGTGGTTTTGTGATGAGCTGTAGAGTGCAAGGGGAGGGAAAGCAGAGCAAGCCATTGGTTCAGTTAGGCATTCGACATGTGACGTGCATAGAGGATGCTGCAATCTTTATGGCTCTTGCAGCAGCAGTTGATCTTAGTATTGTTGCCTGCAGGCCGTTCCGGAGGAGGCTTAGAATAGGGACTCGCCATTCCTTGTga
- the LOC136206247 gene encoding tubulin-folding cofactor A, with product MATLRNLKIKTGTCKRLVKELHSYEKEVEREAAKTADMKEKGADSYDLKQQENVLAESRMMIPDCRKRLEAALADLKGTLSELEESDHKDGQEIEDGRSTITEIEQLFQATDA from the exons ATGGCTACCCTGAGAAATCTGAAAATCAAGACAGGCACTTGTAAACGGCTTGTGAAGGAGCTACATTCATATGAGAAAGAGGTTGAAAGAGAAGCTGCTAAAACAGCTGACATGAAGGAGAAAGGAGCTGACTCTTATGACCTTAAGCAACAG GAAAATGTGCTGGCCGAATCAAGGATGATGATTCCAGATTGTCGCAAGCGCCTTGAAGCTGCCTTGGCTGACCTTAAAGGAACTTTG AGTGAATTGGAGGAGTCTGACCATAAAGATGGACAAGAAATTGAGGATGGTCGTAGCACAATTACAGAGATCGAGCAATTGTTTCAAGCAACAGATGCATAG